From a single Helicovermis profundi genomic region:
- the ppdK gene encoding pyruvate, phosphate dikinase: MKKYLYAFEEGSKELKKILGGKGANLAEMKKIGLPVPNGYTITAEACIKYYDDGEKIDEKLIKGIFERLKELEGKTGKIFGDNKNPLLVSVRSGAAISMPGMMDTILNLGLNDNSVIGVSELTNNPRFAYDSYRRFIQMFSDVVLNISKHKFDSILDSVKERENLSSDPELSVDNLKEIIEKYKKLVKKETKIDFPVDPNKQLIMAIESVFESWNNSRAIIYRNINEIPHDMGTAVNIQEMVFGNMGDTSGTGVAFTRNPATGENKFFGEFLLNAQGEDVVAGIRTPKEINELENVLPEVYNDFSTISRKLEKHYRDMQDIEFTIERGKLYFLQTRTAKRTANAAINIAVDMVEEGMITKEEAILRINPDQIEQLLHPTFDDAALKESQIIAKGLPASPGAATGKVYFTSEDVVEAKARGEKAILVRVETSPEDIEGMVSGEGILTARGGMTSHAAVVARGMGKCCVAGCGDVRVETYNSLFKTANAVVNEGEYISIDGNTGNVYKGEIKTKEVAMSGNFGTLMSWADDIRRLNIRTNADNERDSKTAIKFGAEGIGLCRTEHMFFNEERIFAVRQMIVSTTIEQRKIALKKLLPYQKDDFVSIFNVMKELPVTIRLLDPPLHEFLPSEDEDIKNLALELGMEFNNLKSIVNELREFNPMLGHRGVRLAVTYPEIYEMQVKAIMLAAVEVKKKNGYDIKPEIMVPLVGFNKEFTIIKKLIRETADEILKEENMEMTYKIGTMIEVPRAALTADEIAKEAEFFSFGTNDLTQMTLGFSRDDSGKFIPEYKKKEIFESDPFETIDQDGVGQLIKIAFEKGKKVRPDIKIGICGEHGGEPKSIEFCDKVGLKYVSCSPYRVPVARLAAAQATIKNKK, translated from the coding sequence ATGAAAAAATATTTATATGCATTTGAAGAGGGAAGTAAGGAGTTAAAGAAAATTCTTGGAGGAAAAGGAGCTAATCTTGCGGAAATGAAAAAGATTGGGCTTCCAGTTCCAAACGGCTACACTATTACAGCTGAGGCATGTATTAAGTACTATGATGATGGTGAGAAAATTGATGAAAAATTAATAAAGGGTATTTTTGAAAGACTAAAAGAATTAGAAGGCAAAACTGGAAAAATATTTGGTGATAATAAAAATCCACTTTTAGTATCTGTAAGATCTGGAGCTGCGATATCAATGCCAGGAATGATGGACACAATTTTAAACTTAGGTTTAAATGATAATTCAGTTATTGGGGTAAGTGAGTTAACAAATAATCCTAGATTTGCTTATGACTCTTATAGAAGGTTTATTCAGATGTTTTCAGATGTTGTTTTAAACATTTCTAAACATAAATTTGACAGTATATTGGATAGTGTAAAAGAAAGAGAAAATTTATCTTCTGATCCAGAATTATCTGTTGATAATTTAAAAGAAATAATAGAAAAGTACAAAAAGCTGGTTAAAAAAGAGACTAAAATAGATTTTCCAGTAGATCCAAATAAACAACTTATAATGGCGATTGAAAGTGTATTTGAATCATGGAATAACTCAAGGGCAATTATTTATAGAAATATTAATGAGATTCCACATGATATGGGTACAGCCGTTAATATTCAAGAAATGGTTTTTGGAAATATGGGAGATACTTCTGGAACGGGTGTAGCTTTTACAAGAAATCCTGCAACAGGAGAAAACAAATTTTTTGGTGAATTTTTACTTAATGCTCAAGGGGAAGATGTAGTAGCAGGAATTAGAACTCCAAAAGAAATTAATGAATTAGAAAATGTTTTACCAGAAGTTTATAATGATTTTTCGACAATTTCTAGAAAATTAGAAAAGCACTATAGAGATATGCAGGATATTGAATTTACGATTGAAAGAGGGAAATTATATTTTCTTCAAACAAGAACTGCCAAAAGAACTGCAAATGCAGCAATAAACATAGCAGTTGATATGGTAGAAGAAGGTATGATAACAAAAGAAGAAGCTATTCTAAGAATCAACCCAGATCAAATTGAACAGTTGCTTCATCCAACTTTTGATGACGCGGCATTAAAAGAATCGCAAATCATAGCAAAAGGACTACCAGCTTCTCCAGGTGCTGCAACAGGTAAAGTTTATTTTACTTCAGAAGACGTTGTTGAAGCTAAAGCTAGAGGAGAAAAAGCAATACTCGTTAGAGTAGAAACTTCTCCAGAAGATATTGAAGGTATGGTTTCAGGTGAAGGCATTCTTACTGCTAGAGGTGGTATGACATCGCATGCAGCAGTTGTAGCAAGAGGAATGGGTAAATGCTGTGTTGCTGGATGTGGAGACGTTCGAGTTGAAACATACAATAGCTTATTTAAAACTGCAAATGCTGTTGTTAATGAAGGCGAGTACATTTCTATAGATGGAAATACTGGAAATGTGTATAAAGGGGAAATAAAAACTAAAGAAGTTGCAATGAGTGGAAATTTCGGAACACTAATGTCATGGGCCGATGATATTAGAAGACTAAATATTAGAACTAATGCAGATAATGAGAGAGATTCTAAAACTGCTATTAAATTTGGTGCTGAAGGAATTGGACTTTGTCGAACTGAGCATATGTTTTTTAATGAAGAGAGAATATTTGCTGTTAGACAAATGATAGTATCTACTACAATAGAACAAAGAAAAATTGCTTTAAAAAAATTGCTTCCATATCAAAAAGATGATTTTGTAAGTATATTTAATGTTATGAAAGAGCTACCTGTAACTATTAGACTACTTGATCCACCACTTCATGAATTTCTTCCTAGCGAAGATGAAGATATAAAAAATTTAGCGCTTGAACTTGGAATGGAGTTTAACAATTTAAAATCAATAGTAAATGAACTTAGAGAATTTAATCCGATGTTAGGTCATAGAGGTGTAAGACTTGCGGTAACATATCCTGAAATTTATGAAATGCAGGTTAAAGCCATAATGCTTGCAGCAGTAGAAGTTAAGAAGAAAAATGGATATGATATAAAACCAGAAATAATGGTTCCGCTTGTTGGATTTAATAAAGAATTTACTATTATTAAAAAATTAATAAGAGAAACTGCAGATGAAATTTTAAAAGAAGAAAATATGGAAATGACTTATAAAATTGGAACTATGATTGAAGTTCCAAGAGCAGCTCTAACTGCAGATGAAATTGCTAAAGAAGCAGAGTTTTTCTCATTTGGAACAAATGATTTAACTCAAATGACATTAGGTTTTTCAAGAGATGATTCAGGTAAATTTATACCTGAATATAAGAAAAAAGAAATATTTGAAAGTGACCCATTTGAAACGATTGATCAAGATGGTGTTGGTCAACTTATAAAAATAGCATTTGAAAAAGGTAAAAAAGTTAGACCGGATATTAAAATTGGTATATGCGGAGAGCATGGCGGTGAACCTAAATCAATTGAATTTTGTGATAAAGTAGGTTTGAAGTATGTGTCATGTTCACCTTATAGAGTTCCTGTAGCAAGACTTGCTGCAGCTCAAGCAACTATAAAAAACAAAAAATAA
- a CDS encoding helix-turn-helix transcriptional regulator, which produces MEFNERQTEIISIVKKFEPITSVNIAGKLELSRSAIRSDLSILTMSGILEAKPKVGYRYIQKSERELVVNMIKNLKINELKSLPICVDEKVSVYDAIVTMFLEDVGSLYVLQENYLAGVVSRKDFLKAAIGDADMKNMPVGIIMTRMPNIVVIHPNESVYAAAKKIIDHQIDALPVVEDIVRDGVINYKVIGRISKTNITKVFTNLEIGGE; this is translated from the coding sequence ATAGAATTTAATGAAAGACAAACAGAAATTATTAGCATAGTAAAAAAATTCGAACCAATTACAAGCGTAAATATTGCAGGTAAGCTCGAACTTTCAAGATCAGCTATTAGATCAGATTTAAGTATTCTTACTATGTCTGGTATTTTAGAAGCTAAGCCAAAAGTTGGCTATAGATACATACAAAAAAGCGAGAGAGAATTAGTTGTTAATATGATAAAAAATTTAAAAATTAACGAACTTAAATCACTTCCAATATGTGTTGATGAAAAAGTATCTGTTTACGATGCAATAGTGACCATGTTTTTAGAAGATGTAGGTTCTCTTTATGTACTTCAAGAGAATTACTTGGCTGGAGTAGTAAGTCGAAAAGATTTTTTAAAAGCTGCAATTGGAGATGCAGATATGAAGAATATGCCAGTTGGAATTATTATGACTCGCATGCCAAATATTGTTGTTATTCATCCAAATGAATCTGTTTATGCAGCTGCAAAAAAGATAATTGACCACCAAATCGATGCTCTTCCAGTTGTGGAAGATATAGTTAGAGATGGTGTTATTAATTACAAAGTGATTGGGAGAATTTCAAAAACAAACATTACAAAAGTTTTTACAAATTTAGAAATTGGAGGCGAGTGA
- a CDS encoding glycine--tRNA ligase — protein MGKNTTMEKIVSLSKSRGFVYPGSDIYGGLANTWDYGPLGVELKNNVKKAWWKKFIQESPYNVGIDSAILMNPETWVASGHVGGFNDPLMDCKECKSRFRADKLIEDYFFKNDHDEVVDGWENSKMEEFIEGHDIKCPTCGKKNFTTIRQFNLMFKTHQGVTEDSSTEIFLRPETAQGIFLNFRVIARTSRKKIPFGIGQIGKSFRNEITPGNFTFRTREFEQMELEFFCEPGEDIKWFNYWKNYSFNWLKDLSITEENIRFRDHDEDELSHYSNATSDIEFKFPFGWGELWGIADRTDYDLKCHMEHSGVDLRYQNPITNEKYLPYCIEPSLGADRVTLAFLIDAYEEEQIDEKSERIVLKLHPFLAPFKAAIFPLTKKLDAEAIKVFELLSKKFNVDYDMSGSIGKRYRRHDEIGTPFCITYDYDSLEDNTVTIRDRDTMEQTRMPIEELVEYIEKRVEF, from the coding sequence ATGGGAAAAAATACAACAATGGAAAAAATAGTTTCATTATCAAAATCAAGAGGATTTGTTTATCCTGGTTCTGATATATATGGTGGACTTGCTAATACTTGGGACTATGGTCCGCTAGGTGTAGAATTAAAGAATAATGTAAAAAAAGCATGGTGGAAGAAATTTATTCAGGAATCGCCTTATAATGTTGGAATAGATTCTGCAATACTTATGAACCCAGAGACTTGGGTTGCTTCTGGTCATGTTGGCGGATTCAATGATCCTTTAATGGATTGTAAGGAATGTAAATCAAGATTTAGAGCAGATAAATTAATTGAAGATTATTTTTTTAAAAACGATCATGATGAAGTAGTTGACGGATGGGAAAATTCAAAAATGGAAGAATTCATTGAAGGTCATGATATAAAATGTCCAACTTGTGGTAAGAAAAATTTTACTACTATTAGACAATTTAATTTAATGTTTAAAACACACCAGGGTGTTACTGAAGATTCTTCAACTGAAATTTTTTTAAGACCGGAAACTGCACAAGGTATATTTTTAAATTTTAGAGTTATTGCAAGAACTTCACGTAAAAAAATTCCATTTGGAATTGGACAAATAGGAAAATCGTTTAGAAATGAGATAACTCCTGGTAATTTTACTTTTAGAACTAGAGAATTTGAACAAATGGAGTTAGAATTTTTCTGTGAACCTGGTGAAGATATAAAATGGTTTAACTACTGGAAGAATTATTCGTTTAATTGGTTAAAAGATTTATCTATAACTGAGGAAAATATAAGATTTAGAGACCATGACGAGGATGAATTATCACATTATTCAAATGCAACAAGTGATATAGAATTTAAATTTCCTTTTGGATGGGGAGAACTTTGGGGTATTGCAGATAGAACAGATTATGATCTTAAATGCCATATGGAGCATTCTGGCGTTGATTTAAGGTATCAAAATCCGATTACAAATGAAAAATATTTACCTTACTGCATTGAACCATCTCTTGGAGCGGATAGAGTCACATTAGCGTTTTTGATTGATGCATATGAAGAAGAACAAATAGATGAAAAATCAGAAAGAATTGTATTAAAACTTCATCCATTTCTTGCACCTTTTAAAGCGGCAATATTTCCATTAACAAAAAAATTAGATGCTGAAGCTATAAAAGTGTTTGAATTACTATCTAAGAAATTCAATGTAGACTATGATATGTCTGGTAGTATTGGAAAAAGATATAGAAGACATGATGAAATTGGAACTCCATTTTGTATAACATATGATTATGATTCTTTAGAAGATAATACAGTAACTATTAGAGATAGAGATACTATGGAGCAAACAAGAATGCCTATAGAAGAACTAGTAGAGTATATTGAAAAAAGAGTTGAATTTTAA
- a CDS encoding DUF4342 domain-containing protein: MNNITLEMVDDVINRTGASYKEAKEALEFCEGNVLDAIVYIETVNSDSSKKNEFYDAGNEMLEKLKEFVKKGNVSRIVFEKNNKTMLDIPVIAGAVGALIFAGPTLIAIVAAIAIGAEIKVITDDGEVINLNKKTEETVKNMKEKMNEFTNSFKKEDSEDVTDEEKNEESNEETPNEENTSEEEKIVVDFKKDEE, translated from the coding sequence ATGAACAATATTACACTTGAGATGGTAGACGATGTTATTAATAGAACTGGAGCGTCTTATAAAGAGGCTAAAGAGGCTTTAGAATTTTGTGAAGGAAATGTATTAGATGCAATTGTTTATATTGAAACGGTAAATTCTGATAGTAGTAAGAAAAATGAATTTTATGATGCTGGCAATGAAATGCTTGAAAAGTTAAAAGAATTTGTTAAAAAAGGCAATGTTTCAAGAATTGTTTTTGAGAAAAACAATAAAACTATGCTTGATATACCTGTAATTGCAGGAGCTGTAGGCGCACTTATTTTTGCTGGACCTACTTTAATTGCTATTGTAGCTGCAATTGCAATTGGTGCAGAAATTAAAGTTATAACTGATGATGGAGAAGTAATTAACTTAAACAAGAAAACAGAAGAAACTGTCAAGAATATGAAAGAAAAAATGAATGAATTTACAAATAGTTTTAAAAAAGAAGATAGTGAAGATGTAACTGACGAAGAAAAAAATGAGGAGTCAAATGAAGAAACTCCTAATGAAGAAAATACTAGTGAAGAAGAAAAAATTGTCGTTGATTTTAAAAAAGACGAAGAATAG
- the recO gene encoding DNA repair protein RecO: MYFNTLAIVIKKTKLSDTDIILTLFTKKAGKVTVISKGARNPKSKLSSASHPFIYGDFMLSMGSKWNRINSVEIEESFYKLREDLVRLAYASYIVELTSHVILENSPNIRLFNLLYEALSVLNNKNTDFELLKISYELKMMSIIGYKMNINSCVNCGKTDNIKWYISPIEGGLICEDCKRNFNELIYSGKNAHKVINFILTNDISTVLNTSINKRYIVLIGKILSLFIFHHLGHKKFKSLDFLNTIK; encoded by the coding sequence ATGTATTTTAATACGTTAGCAATAGTAATAAAAAAAACAAAATTATCTGATACAGATATAATTTTAACTCTTTTCACAAAAAAAGCTGGAAAAGTTACTGTTATATCTAAAGGTGCGAGAAATCCGAAATCTAAACTTTCATCTGCTTCTCATCCCTTCATTTATGGAGATTTTATGCTTTCTATGGGTAGTAAATGGAATAGAATTAATTCTGTTGAAATTGAAGAAAGTTTTTATAAATTAAGGGAAGACTTAGTTAGGTTAGCATATGCATCTTATATAGTTGAATTAACCTCACATGTAATTTTAGAAAATTCGCCTAATATAAGATTATTTAATTTACTATATGAAGCCTTAAGTGTGTTAAATAATAAAAATACTGATTTTGAATTACTTAAGATTTCATATGAACTAAAAATGATGAGCATTATTGGTTATAAAATGAATATAAATTCATGTGTAAACTGTGGAAAAACTGATAATATAAAATGGTATATTAGTCCTATTGAAGGTGGATTAATTTGCGAAGATTGTAAAAGAAACTTTAATGAATTAATATACAGTGGGAAAAATGCACATAAAGTTATAAATTTTATTTTAACTAACGATATTTCTACTGTTTTAAATACTTCTATTAATAAAAGATATATTGTATTAATAGGTAAAATTTTAAGTTTGTTTATATTCCATCATTTGGGACATAAAAAATTTAAAAGTCTAGACTTTTTAAATACAATAAAATAA
- the mgtE gene encoding magnesium transporter, producing the protein MNAIIDENIDDIIDFIKEHFENNRIDEIKNIIEKMHPVDLADVLMELSDENRLNFLNLLSWEDSSEVLSELGPESFSEVLELLGKDKKTYVLDRMSQDDIVDKLGELEEDRRKEIIAYLDIENARDVRELLVYDEDTAGGIMTKDFISLKSDYTIYKAIETLRKTEVDNETIYYVYVTDLEERLVGVISLRELIIAKPNQLISEIMNENVISVTTSDDQEEVARIVSKYDLLVIPVTDNDGVLSGIITMDDIIDVIEEEATEDILKFAGSSDLEDFDEENFGMRILMSVRSRLPWLIITLFGGLFTSHIVSNFQGVINSNTTLAMFMPLLAGMGGNVGTQSSTLTVRSIAVDQIRGKEVLLTIFQEGIVGISIGIVCSIIVAISSFYLKGDILMSLIVGVAMMSNIVTAATIGTMVPIVFKKIGVDPAVASAPFISTTVDITGLTIYFTLATLMMKAWL; encoded by the coding sequence ATGAATGCAATAATTGATGAAAATATTGATGATATTATTGATTTTATTAAAGAGCACTTTGAAAATAATAGAATTGATGAAATAAAAAATATTATTGAAAAAATGCATCCAGTTGACCTTGCAGATGTTTTAATGGAGCTTTCCGATGAAAATCGTTTAAATTTTTTAAATTTATTATCTTGGGAAGATTCAAGTGAAGTCTTATCTGAACTTGGACCAGAGTCTTTTAGCGAAGTATTAGAATTACTTGGAAAAGACAAAAAAACTTATGTTCTTGATAGAATGAGCCAAGATGATATTGTTGATAAATTAGGTGAACTTGAAGAAGATAGAAGAAAAGAAATCATTGCATATTTGGATATTGAAAATGCTAGAGATGTAAGAGAACTTCTTGTTTATGATGAAGATACTGCCGGTGGTATAATGACTAAAGATTTTATATCTTTAAAGTCAGATTATACAATTTACAAGGCAATAGAAACACTAAGAAAAACTGAGGTTGATAATGAAACTATTTATTATGTATATGTAACTGATCTTGAAGAAAGATTAGTTGGAGTAATTTCGCTTAGAGAATTAATTATTGCAAAACCAAATCAATTAATTTCTGAAATAATGAATGAAAATGTTATTAGCGTAACTACCTCTGATGATCAAGAAGAAGTTGCTAGAATAGTTTCTAAATATGACCTACTAGTAATACCAGTTACGGATAATGATGGTGTATTATCCGGGATTATTACAATGGATGATATAATAGATGTAATTGAGGAAGAAGCTACTGAAGATATATTAAAATTTGCAGGCTCTTCAGATTTAGAAGATTTTGATGAAGAAAATTTTGGTATGAGAATTTTAATGTCAGTTCGTTCAAGGCTACCTTGGTTAATTATTACACTTTTTGGTGGACTTTTTACTTCACACATTGTTTCTAATTTTCAAGGTGTGATTAATTCTAACACTACTCTAGCAATGTTTATGCCTCTTTTGGCAGGAATGGGTGGAAATGTTGGTACGCAGTCTTCAACACTTACTGTTAGAAGTATTGCAGTAGATCAAATTCGTGGAAAAGAAGTTCTTTTGACTATTTTTCAAGAAGGAATAGTTGGCATATCTATAGGTATTGTATGTAGTATTATTGTTGCTATATCGTCTTTCTATTTAAAAGGGGATATACTTATGAGTCTTATAGTCGGAGTTGCAATGATGTCAAATATTGTTACTGCAGCGACAATTGGTACAATGGTTCCTATTGTATTTAAAAAAATTGGAGTAGATCCAGCCGTTGCTTCTGCGCCATTCATATCTACGACTGTTGATATTACAGGGCTTACAATTTACTTTACATTAGCAACGCTTATGATGAAAGCGTGGCTTTAG
- the era gene encoding GTPase Era: MGFKSGFVTVVGRPNVGKSTLINKILGEKIAIMSDKPQTTRNKIQAIYQSDNSQVIFIDTPGLHKPKNKLGEFMVSTAYETIKEVDVVLFLVDESTKIGLGDKYILEKLKMSRTPVILVINKMDLINPENYIKIVENYKEYDFIEEIISISALNNINVDILLNMVNNLLPEGPMYYPSDMITDQPEKVIAAEIIREKLLHYLNDEVPHGVAVEIEKMRKRKNSDIVDINATIICERETHKGIIIGKNGRKLKGVGKSAREDIEKLLGSKVYLEIWVKVRQGWRDNDSHLKNFGYNK, from the coding sequence ATGGGATTTAAATCAGGATTTGTTACCGTTGTTGGTAGACCAAACGTTGGAAAATCAACGTTGATAAATAAAATTTTAGGCGAGAAAATCGCGATTATGAGCGATAAACCTCAAACTACAAGAAATAAAATACAAGCAATATATCAATCAGACAATTCGCAAGTAATATTTATAGATACACCAGGTCTTCACAAACCTAAAAATAAATTAGGTGAATTTATGGTTTCAACTGCTTATGAAACAATTAAAGAAGTTGATGTAGTATTATTTTTAGTAGATGAGTCAACTAAAATTGGGCTAGGTGATAAATATATTCTTGAAAAACTTAAAATGTCAAGAACTCCTGTTATTTTAGTAATTAATAAAATGGATTTAATTAATCCAGAAAATTATATAAAAATAGTTGAAAATTATAAAGAATATGATTTCATTGAAGAAATAATTTCTATTTCTGCACTTAACAATATTAATGTTGATATTTTATTAAATATGGTTAATAATTTACTTCCTGAAGGACCTATGTACTATCCATCAGATATGATTACAGATCAACCGGAAAAGGTTATTGCCGCGGAAATTATAAGAGAAAAATTACTCCATTATTTGAATGATGAAGTTCCTCATGGAGTAGCTGTAGAAATAGAAAAAATGAGAAAAAGAAAAAATTCTGATATTGTAGATATTAATGCAACAATTATTTGCGAAAGAGAAACGCATAAAGGCATTATTATTGGAAAAAATGGTAGGAAATTAAAAGGCGTTGGGAAAAGCGCTAGAGAAGATATAGAAAAATTACTTGGTTCTAAAGTATATCTTGAAATTTGGGTAAAAGTAAGACAAGGTTGGAGAGATAACGATTCACATCTTAAAAACTTTGGATACAATAAATAA
- a CDS encoding cytidine deaminase, which produces MDYKELVRKAYEVRDNAYAPYSKYKVGAALLTKNGKIYLGCNVECGSFGGTNCAERTALFSAIADGEKEFTAIAIVSSSNDFTYPCGICRQVLIEFGKDLDVVIAKDMEYKVLKLGELLPHSWTSEELL; this is translated from the coding sequence ATGGATTACAAAGAGTTAGTGAGAAAAGCTTATGAAGTTCGTGACAATGCGTATGCTCCGTATTCAAAATACAAAGTAGGAGCTGCTCTATTAACAAAAAACGGAAAAATTTATTTAGGATGCAATGTCGAGTGTGGGTCTTTTGGAGGTACAAATTGCGCTGAAAGAACAGCTCTATTTTCAGCTATTGCCGATGGTGAAAAAGAATTTACAGCAATTGCAATAGTAAGTAGTAGCAACGATTTTACTTATCCGTGTGGGATTTGTAGACAAGTATTAATTGAATTTGGAAAAGATCTTGATGTAGTTATTGCAAAAGATATGGAATACAAAGTATTAAAATTAGGAGAATTATTACCGCATTCTTGGACAAGTGAAGAATTGTTATAG
- a CDS encoding DUF3048 domain-containing protein, with protein sequence MFRKIYLLLLIFVIVFASSACQNASSIDVKDNTSNDVNLEKDNKLDKDSSDKKNLKEVIVIEDKKTEKEEDTVQSEASKEKTSTDSEVKVSTKNSVDSNTSEKEKSKLSGLLFDKSELEKRPVAVMLDNQYYARPQSGLSEAEVVYEILAEGLITRYMAVFYGNAPKRVGPIRSARPYFINKALEYDPLYAHVGGSPAAWADLVNLNVADLDGLSGNGMYRTSKTNKKPPHNTYSSISALRKAGSNRKYRLKGNFDFFEFYSKDEKPINSEQANYLKIVYKKSSSSDKTGYYVEFKYDKDLKEYYRYVNGKHHIDEANGENLTAKNIIVQFAKHKVIDDKGRLKIDDLGKGDAYLLTMGVKTKLTWSKKNRESMTKFYDKDGKLIELNKGVTWFEVVPKTIKLGW encoded by the coding sequence ATGTTTAGAAAAATTTATTTGTTGCTGCTAATATTTGTTATAGTTTTTGCGTCATCTGCGTGTCAAAATGCTTCAAGTATTGATGTAAAAGATAATACAAGTAATGATGTGAATTTAGAGAAAGACAATAAGTTAGACAAAGATAGTAGTGACAAGAAAAACCTAAAAGAAGTTATTGTAATAGAAGATAAAAAAACTGAAAAAGAAGAAGACACTGTTCAAAGTGAGGCTTCAAAAGAGAAAACTTCTACTGACAGTGAAGTTAAAGTGAGTACAAAGAATTCAGTTGACAGTAATACTAGTGAAAAAGAAAAGTCAAAGCTTAGTGGACTTTTATTTGATAAAAGTGAGCTTGAGAAACGACCTGTAGCAGTTATGCTTGATAATCAGTACTACGCTCGTCCACAGTCAGGACTTAGTGAAGCTGAGGTTGTTTATGAAATTTTAGCTGAAGGGTTAATTACCAGATATATGGCAGTGTTTTATGGCAATGCGCCTAAGAGGGTAGGTCCAATTAGAAGTGCAAGACCTTATTTTATAAATAAAGCGTTAGAATATGATCCTTTATATGCACATGTTGGTGGTTCGCCTGCAGCTTGGGCAGACCTTGTTAACCTTAATGTAGCAGACCTTGATGGCTTAAGTGGAAACGGGATGTATAGAACAAGCAAAACTAATAAAAAACCACCTCATAATACTTATTCTTCAATTTCCGCTCTTAGAAAAGCTGGTTCAAACAGAAAGTATAGATTAAAAGGTAACTTTGATTTTTTTGAGTTTTATAGTAAAGACGAGAAGCCTATTAATAGTGAGCAAGCAAATTATTTAAAAATAGTATATAAGAAATCTTCAAGTTCTGATAAAACTGGATATTATGTTGAATTTAAATATGATAAAGATTTAAAAGAGTACTATAGATACGTTAATGGTAAACATCATATTGATGAAGCAAATGGAGAAAATTTAACAGCCAAAAATATTATTGTGCAATTTGCTAAACATAAAGTTATAGATGATAAAGGCAGACTTAAAATTGATGATTTAGGAAAAGGCGATGCATATTTACTTACAATGGGCGTAAAAACAAAATTGACATGGAGTAAAAAAAATAGAGAATCCATGACAAAGTTTTATGATAAAGATGGGAAGTTAATTGAGTTAAACAAAGGTGTGACTTGGTTTGAAGTTGTACCGAAAACTATAAAACTTGGATGGTGA
- the ybeY gene encoding rRNA maturation RNase YbeY: MVNLDIENSQSAYEIDEVMIKKLTETVEMAIWVEGLEEFNIEVSMNIVTNEMIKKLNKEYRNIDSVTDVLSFHQYDSIKDSDELDENLFLGDIVISAERAYAQSIEYNHSFLRELCYLAVHSMFHLFGYDHMNEIDKKEMRELEEETLKKLGINR, from the coding sequence ATGGTAAATTTAGATATTGAAAATTCACAGAGTGCATATGAAATTGATGAAGTTATGATTAAAAAGCTTACTGAAACTGTTGAAATGGCAATTTGGGTAGAGGGTTTAGAAGAATTTAATATTGAAGTTAGTATGAATATCGTAACAAATGAAATGATAAAAAAGCTTAATAAAGAGTATAGAAATATAGATAGTGTTACAGATGTTCTTTCGTTTCATCAATACGATAGTATAAAGGATTCTGATGAACTAGATGAAAATTTGTTTTTAGGTGATATTGTGATAAGTGCTGAAAGAGCCTATGCACAGTCGATAGAATATAATCATTCTTTTTTAAGAGAATTATGTTATTTAGCAGTACATAGTATGTTTCATTTGTTTGGATATGACCATATGAATGAAATTGATAAAAAAGAAATGAGAGAGCTGGAAGAAGAAACATTAAAAAAATTAGGGATTAATAGGTGA